Part of the Desulfovibrio legallii genome, GATACATGAGGCCGTACCAGCGCACCTGCAGATGCCCCAGGTTCAGGGCCACGGGGTCCAGGATGGGGGCGATCACGGCAGCTCCGGCGCGTCATAGCGGCCGCTGCGGCCGCCGCTTTTGTGCAGCAGGCGCACCCGGCTGATGACGATGTCGCGCTGCACGGCCTTGCACATGTCGTAGATGACGGCCGCGGCCGTCTGCGCAGCCACCAGGGCTTCCATTTCCACCCCGGTGGGCCCCACGGTGCGGGTTTCGGTTTCAATGCGCACCCGCGGCGGCTCGTCCGTGATTTCAAAACGCACGTCGGCGTAAGTGAGATTGAGGGGATGGCAGAGGGGGATGAGCTCGCCCACACGTTTGGCGGCCATGATGCCGCCCACCTTGGCGCAGGTGAGCACGTCGCCCTTGGGCAGTGCCGCCTGACGCAGCAGCCGCATGGTAGCCGGAGCCAGCTCCACCACGGCCTCGGCCACGGCCACGCGCTCCGTGGGGGGTTTGTGCCCCACGTCCACCATGCTCAGGTTGCCTTGGCTGTCCAGATGCGAAAAAGATGTGTCCATAGCGGCCTCCGGAGGCAAGATGCGATGCCGTCAAAAAACGACGTTATGGGGCGGCATACCCCATGTGGGGCTGCCGCGCAAGGCGGGGGTCAGTACAGCCCCACCAGCCAGAGCGGCCAGGGCGCGGGTCCGGGGCGCCGGGGCGCGCGCCAGAGCGAATCTTGCCGACTGTCAGAAAAACGCAGGCGTTCCCGCAGCAGGTGGGGGGCCGCGCACATCTCCGCGTCCGCGCTCAGGGCCGCCCGCCGCACACAGTCCACCTCGGCCAGATATTTGAAGGGAATGTCCGCATTGGGCCGGTGGTTCATGATTTCGCGCACCCACCCCAGGCTGCTGCCAAAGCGCAGGTCGTAGATCATCAGGCGCACCGGCGCGGTGCCGACGGCTTCCGGCGAGGTGGGCAGCTCCGCCGGGGGCACGGGCCGCACCACCGGCAGGATGGCAAAATCAAAAAAGGCCCTGGCCGCCACGGATTGCCGCGCCAGAGCGTCCAGCAGACGCGGC contains:
- the moaC gene encoding cyclic pyranopterin monophosphate synthase MoaC translates to MDTSFSHLDSQGNLSMVDVGHKPPTERVAVAEAVVELAPATMRLLRQAALPKGDVLTCAKVGGIMAAKRVGELIPLCHPLNLTYADVRFEITDEPPRVRIETETRTVGPTGVEMEALVAAQTAAAVIYDMCKAVQRDIVISRVRLLHKSGGRSGRYDAPELP